In Macaca fascicularis isolate 582-1 chromosome 15, T2T-MFA8v1.1, one genomic interval encodes:
- the LOC102137287 gene encoding large ribosomal subunit protein eL32-like, giving the protein MATLGPLVKAKIIKKRTKRFIRHQSDRYVKIKRNWWKPRGSDNRVRRRFKDQILMPNIGYGSNQKKKHILPSGFRKFLVHNVKELEVLLMCNRSYCAEIAHNVSSKNRKAIMERAAQLAIRVTNPNARLCSEENE; this is encoded by the coding sequence ATGGCCACCCTCGGACCCCTTGTGAAGGCCAAGATCATCAAAAAAAGAACCAAGAGGTTCATCCGGCACCAGTCAGACCGATATGTCAAAATTAAGCGTAACTGGTGGAAACCCAGAGGCAGTGACAACAGGGTTCGTAGAAGATTCAAGGACCAGATCTTGATGCCCAACATTGGTTATGggagcaaccaaaaaaaaaagcacatactGCCCAGTGGCTTCCGGAAGTTCCTGGTCCACAACGTCAAGGAGCTGGAAGTGCTGCTGATGTGCAACAGATCTTACTGTGCCGAGATTGCTCACAATGTTTCCTCCAAGAACCGCAAAGCCATCATGGAAAGAGCTGCCCAACTGGCCATCAGAGTCACCAACCCCAATGCCAGGCTGTGCAGTGAAGAAAATGAGTAG